A stretch of DNA from Limnohabitans sp. MORI2:
AGCTGCCATCGTTGCGCTCGCGCACCGTACCCAAAAATGAGCACACTGCGCCAACACGCGCATCACCCGCACGCAAAGAGGCCAACTCTTGGCTCACATCAAAGTCTTGGGTTTGAATGCTGACGGTGAACGACATAACGGCCCTTTGGGTTTAACCGCCAGTGACGGGGGGGAAAAATGCCACTTCGCAACCCTCACTCAAGGCTGCGGATTCATCGCATAACTCTTGATTCAAGGCCATGCGAACGGCGCGTCCGTGGGCCAGCACGTCGGCGTATGCGCCGCCACGGGCGATCAATTCTTCTCGCAAAGCACTGAGCGTAGCAGCGTGCGTGCTCACGCTTTCGCTGCCTTCCCCGATGGCTTCGCGAATGGACGCAAAGTATTTGAGATTCACGTTGTAGGTCACGCTCATGCCAGCCACTCCGCAAAGGAAATAAAGCGAACGGTATCGCCTTTTGAAATCGTTTGCCCAGCAGGGTTATCCACCACGCCATCGCCCCACACGGCTGAGGTGAGCACACCTGAGCTTTGGTTTGGGAACAAATCTAAGCCACCTTCTGCATTGCGCTTGACACGCAAGAACTCGCGACGCTTGTCAGCGCGGGGCCAATCAAAGTGAGCCACCATTTCTGTGCGTGCAATGTCAGTGTGTGTGACACCTTGCAAAGCCAACACAAACGGACGCACCAACAACAAGAAAGTCACAAAGCTTGATACAGGGTTGCCAGGCAAGCCCATGAAGTGACATACATCACTGGCAGTTTCACGATTCACCTTGCCGTACGCAAAAGGTTTTCCGGGCTTAATGGCCAGCTGCCACAGGTTCAACTCGCCCAGGCTTTGCACAGCGGGCTTGATGTGGTCTTCTTCGCCCACCGACACGCCGCCACTGGTGAGAATCAAATCATGGTGCTGGGCCGCATCGCGCAGTGCAGCAATGGTGGCTTCGCGTTTGTCGGGAACGATGCCAAGGTCTGTCACCTCGCATCCCAAGCGCAGCAACATGGCGCGCAAAAAGAAACGGTTGGAGTTGTAAATGGCGCCAGCGGGCATGGCCTCGGGGGCAACCTCGCCGGGCATGACCAATTCATCGCCCGTAGAAAACAAAGCCACGCGTGGACGCGTAGACACTTGCACCTGAGCCAAGCCAATGCTGGCAGCAAGACCCAGCTCAGCAGGCGTCAAGCGAGTGCCTTTGTTCAATACCGTAGCGCCGCGCGTCACGTCTTCGCCGGAGCGGCGAATCCACTGTCCTGCAGGCACCGCCTTGTTGACCTTGACCTGTTCGCCCTCTAAGGCTTCGCAGTCTTCTTGCATCACCACAGCATCCGCACCCGGTGGAATAGGGGCACCAGTAAAGATACGGGCAGCCTCGCCTGCATGGATCTGTGCGCCGTGTGTGCCAGCAGGAATGCGCTGGGTCACTCGCAACACTGAACCTGCTTGTGTGCAATCAGAAGCACGCACAGCGTAACCATCCATCGAACTGTTGTCCTGTGGCGGCACTTGCAATGCCGCAATCACATCTTGCGCCAGCACTCGGCCATCGGCGTCAAAGGTGGACACCACCTGCGAATGGGGCAAGGCATGAGCCTGTTCTAACAACTGAGGCAAAGCCTCATCCAAAGAAAGCAATGCAGGACGCGTCATAACATCGGTGGGGTGTATTCAAAACGCGACTGATTGGCGATGAGCCAATCAGTGATGGCGTAGGGATCATTCAAATCAAGCACAGGACGTTGCGTGATTTCAGGCAAATCATTGGGCGAATCCGTGGCAATCGCCACCACAAAATCATCCTCTGGGTATCGTACCGGTTGCGCAGACGCATGACGCCAAACTTCAACCTTGAGCAAATCGCTTCGCTTAAAGCCTTCCACCAACACCCAATCCACGCCCTCGTAAACCTCGGCCAACAGGTGGTGCACTGAGAGCTGTGCAGGCTGCTCAAACTGGCGCTGCAACACCATACGTTGATTGGACGCCACCAGCACCTCAAACGCCCCCGCCTCGCGGTGGCGCCAGCTGTCTTTGCCGGGCTTGTCGATGTCAAAGTTGTGGTGTGCATGCTTGACCACAGACACGCGCAAACCTTTCATGCGCATGCAGCCAATCAGCTGCTCCACCAAAGTGGTTTTTCCTGAGCCGGAATATCCAGCAAAGGCGACGACCTTCATGCGTGGTCGCAATGCTTCGCGATGTAAGCCTTGATTTGCGCCACATCGGCTTTCATCACATGCACGCGCTTAGGCAAGGCTTCAATGCCGTTGAACTTGGCAGGGCGTGTGGGCTCTTGGCCCAATGCCTCTTCAATCGTGGCGGCAAATTTGATGGGCAATGCGGTTTCCAACACGATCATGGGCACACCAGCTTTGACATGCTCACGCGCCACTTTCACGCCGTCAGCGGTGTGGGTGTCGATCATCTGGCCAAAGCGTTTGTGCACGTCTTGGATGGTGGCCAAACGGTTGGCGTGTGTGCTCTTGCCGCTGGCAAAACCGTAACGTGTGGCGGCTTCGACGAAGTGTGGGTTGCAGCTCAAATCGAACTTGCCGTGTTGCGACAGCTGCGCGCCAAACAAGTCCTTGGTCAAGGCAGCATCACGACCGAGCAGATCGAACACAAAGCGCTCGAAGTTGCTGGCCTTGGAAATGTCCATCGAGGGGCTTGAAGTTTCAAATGTGTCGACGCTGCCACGCACGCGGTACACGCCGGTGCGGAAGAACTCATCCAACACATCGTTCTCGTTGGTGGCTGCCACCAAGGTGTCCACAGGCAAGCCCATCATGCGGGCCACATGGCCGGCGCACACGTTGCCAAAGTTGCCGCTGGGCACAGTGAAGCTCACCTTTTGGCTGTTGGCCGTGGTCGCTTGGAAGTAGCCTGCGAAGTAGTACACCACCTGCGCCAACAAACGCGCCCAGTTGATGGAGTTGACCGTGCCAATTTTGTATTTGGTTTTGAAGTCCAAATCATTGGACACGGCTTTGACCAAATCTTGGCAATCGTCAAACACGCCTTCGATGGCGATGTTGTGAATGTTCTCGTCCATCAAGCTGAACATTTGCGCTTGCTGGAAGGGGCTCATGCGGCCGTGTGGGCTGGTCATGAACACGCGCACACCTTTTTTGCCGCGCATGGCGTACTCGGCCGCGCTGCCGGTGTCGCCACTGGTGGCACCAAAAATGTTCAGTTCTTCACCACGGCGCGCCAACTCGTACTCAAACAAGTTGCCCAGCAGTTGCATGGCCATGTCTTTGAACGCAAGCGTGGGGCCATTGGACAAGGCCTCCACATACAAGCCCTCTTCCAAGGGGCGCACGGGCACGATGGCCGCTGTGCCAAACACATCTTGCGTGTAGGTCTTGGCGCACAAGGCTTTCAGGTCAGCGGCAGGAATGTCGTCGATGTAAAGCGACAGCACTTCAAACGCCAACGCGGCATAGCCCTGGGCGTTGAACGTGGTGCGCAAACGTGTGAGCGCAACGTCATCCACTTGGGGGTAGTGCTCGGGCAAATACAAGCCGCCATCAGGGGCCAAGCCTTCTAACAAGATTTCACAAAAACGCTTGCGCTCGGCATGGCCGCGCGTGGACAAATACAACATCAGTTCAACTCTTCTTTGCGGATGCGGGTGATGGGGGCCAACACAGTGTTGAGCTGCTGCATTTGTGCCATGGCTTGGTTCATGTTCGCTTCCACGCAATCGTGGGTCAGGATGATGAGGTCGGTTTGGTTTTCGCCCTCACCGGCTTCACGCTGCAACACCGCATCGATGCTGATGTTGGCGTTGGCCAAAATACCAGTGACCTTGGCCAACACGCCCGCCTCGTCGGCCACGCGCAAGCGCAGGTAGTAGCTGGTCACCACTTTGTCCATCGACAAAATGGGCAAGCTGCTCATCGCATCGGGCTGGAATGCCAAATGCGGCACACGGTTCAACGGGTCGGCGGTGTGCAAACGGGTGATGTCCACCAAGTCGGCAATCACCGCACTGGCGGTGGGTTCGCTGCCCGCGCCTTTGCCGTAGTACAGCGTGGTGCCCACGGCATCGGCTTGCACCATCACCGCGTTCATCGCGCCTTCGACGTTGGCGATCAAACGCTTGGCAGGCACCAAGCATGGGTGCACGCGCAACTCAATGCCCGCCTCGGTGCGCTTGGAAATACCCAAGAGCTTGATGCGGTAGCCCAATTGCTCGGCGTATTTGATGTCTTGCGATTCGAGCTTGGTGATGCCTTCGACATGCGCTTTGTCAAACTGCACAGGCACGCCAAACGCGATGGCCGACATGATGGTGGCCTTGTGCGCGGCGTCCACACCTTCGATGTCGAAAGTGGGGTCAGCTTCGGCATAGCCGAGCTCTTGCGCTTGCTTGAGCACATCGGCAAAGGCCAAACCTTTGTCACGCATCTCGGACAAGATGAAGTTGGTTGTGCCGTTGATGATGCCGGCCAGCCATTGAATACGGTTGGCGGTGAGGCCCTCACGCAAAGCTTTGATGATCGGAATACCACCGGCCACTGCGGCTTCAAACGCCACCATCACGCCCTTTTTGTGAGCGGCAGCAAAAATTTCAGTGCCGTGCACAGCGAGCAATGCCTTGTTGGCCGTCACCACATGCTTGCCCGCTTCGATGGCTTCGAGCACGAGTTGCTTGGCAATGCCGTAGCCACCAATCAACTCGACCACGATGTCAATCTCGGGGTTGGCGATGACTTTGCGTGCATCGTCCACCACTTGAACGTTTGCACCCACAATGCTTTTGGCACGTGCCACATCGAGGTCTGCCACCATGGCCACTTCAATGCCACGACCTGCACGGCGTGTGATTTCTTCTTGGTTGCGTTTGAGCACTTCAAAAGTGCCGCTGCCAACAGTGCCGATGCCTAAGAGGCCAACTTGGATAGGTTTCATTTCGATGTCTTATTGCGATAGTTTTCGAGGAATTTGGCGATGCGTGAGATGGCCTCACGCAAGTCGTCTTCATGGGGCAAGAACACGATGCGGAAGTGATCCGTGGTCTTCCAGTTAAAACCCGTGCCCTGCACCAACATGACCTTGGTTTCTTGGAGGAGCTCCAAGAAAAACTGTTGGTCGTCTTTGATCGGGTACACCTTGGGGTCCAAGCGCGGGAACATGTAGAGCGCAGCTTGCGGCTTCACACACGTCACACCAGGAATGGCTGTGATGAGCTCATAGGCCAAGTCGCGCTGCTTGCGCAAACGACCGCCCTCGCCTACCAAATCGTTGATGCTTTGGTAGCCGCCCAAGGCGGTTTGGATCGCCCACTGGCCTGGCACGTTGGCGCACAAGCGCATGTTCGAGAGCATGTTGAGGCCCTCGATGTAATCAGCCGCCGGCTTCTTGTCACCCGACACCACCAACCAACCTGCGCGATAACCGCATGAGCGATAGCTCTTGGACAAGGAGTTGAAGGTGAGCGTCAACACGTCTTCGCTCAAGCTGGCAATGGGCGTGTGTTTGACACCGTCGTACAAGACCTTGTCGTACACCTCGTCCGCAAAGATGATCAAGCCATGCTTGCGTGCGAGCTCGACGATTTGCAGCAGCAGTTCATCTGAGTACAAAGCACCGGTGGGGTTGTTGGGGTTGATGACCACAATGCCCTTGGTGTTCTTGGTGATCTTCGAACGAATATCGTCGATGTTGGGCATCCAACCGTTGTCTTCGTCACACACATAGTGCACAGGTGTACCGCCAGACAAGCTTACCGCAGCAGTCCAAAGCGGATAGTCAGGCGCAGGCAAGAGCAACTCGTCGCCGTTGTTGAGTAAGCCGTTGGTGGCCATGACGATCAGCTCGCTCGCGCCGTTGCCAAGGTAGATGTCATCGAGCGTGACGCCTTTGATGCCTTGCTTTTGCGTCTCGTGCATCACCGCTTTGCGGGCGCCAAAAATGCCTTTGCTGTCCGAGTAACCCGCCGAGGTGGGCAGGTTGCGGATCATGTCCTGTTGGATTTCTTCAGGCGCATCAAAGCCAAACACGGCCAAGTTGCCGATGTTGAGTTTGATGATCTTGTGGCCCTCCTCCTCCATTTGACGCGCTCGGTCCATGATGGGACCGCGAATGTCATAACAGACGTTGGACAGCTTGTTGGATTTTTGGATCTTCTTCAAAGTCCCTCCGAGGGCTCTTTTACGGGGTGAAACCTATAATTTGACCACAGATCTCAAGGCATTTATGAAATTACAACCCGATCGCATCGAGACCCAGTCGGTCACCGCTTATGGCCCAGGATGGATTGCCATCCAAGGTGAAAAAATCACGCACAGTGTGTTGATCACTTCTGAGGGCGTTCGACTGGATTGGAATTGTCAAAGTTTTGAGGATTTAGGCCCGCAACACTTTGCCCAACTC
This window harbors:
- the moaD gene encoding molybdopterin converting factor subunit 1; this translates as MSVTYNVNLKYFASIREAIGEGSESVSTHAATLSALREELIARGGAYADVLAHGRAVRMALNQELCDESAALSEGCEVAFFPPVTGG
- the glp gene encoding gephyrin-like molybdotransferase Glp gives rise to the protein MTRPALLSLDEALPQLLEQAHALPHSQVVSTFDADGRVLAQDVIAALQVPPQDNSSMDGYAVRASDCTQAGSVLRVTQRIPAGTHGAQIHAGEAARIFTGAPIPPGADAVVMQEDCEALEGEQVKVNKAVPAGQWIRRSGEDVTRGATVLNKGTRLTPAELGLAASIGLAQVQVSTRPRVALFSTGDELVMPGEVAPEAMPAGAIYNSNRFFLRAMLLRLGCEVTDLGIVPDKREATIAALRDAAQHHDLILTSGGVSVGEEDHIKPAVQSLGELNLWQLAIKPGKPFAYGKVNRETASDVCHFMGLPGNPVSSFVTFLLLVRPFVLALQGVTHTDIARTEMVAHFDWPRADKRREFLRVKRNAEGGLDLFPNQSSGVLTSAVWGDGVVDNPAGQTISKGDTVRFISFAEWLA
- the mobB gene encoding molybdopterin-guanine dinucleotide biosynthesis protein B, which codes for MKVVAFAGYSGSGKTTLVEQLIGCMRMKGLRVSVVKHAHHNFDIDKPGKDSWRHREAGAFEVLVASNQRMVLQRQFEQPAQLSVHHLLAEVYEGVDWVLVEGFKRSDLLKVEVWRHASAQPVRYPEDDFVVAIATDSPNDLPEITQRPVLDLNDPYAITDWLIANQSRFEYTPPML
- the thrC gene encoding threonine synthase — protein: MLYLSTRGHAERKRFCEILLEGLAPDGGLYLPEHYPQVDDVALTRLRTTFNAQGYAALAFEVLSLYIDDIPAADLKALCAKTYTQDVFGTAAIVPVRPLEEGLYVEALSNGPTLAFKDMAMQLLGNLFEYELARRGEELNIFGATSGDTGSAAEYAMRGKKGVRVFMTSPHGRMSPFQQAQMFSLMDENIHNIAIEGVFDDCQDLVKAVSNDLDFKTKYKIGTVNSINWARLLAQVVYYFAGYFQATTANSQKVSFTVPSGNFGNVCAGHVARMMGLPVDTLVAATNENDVLDEFFRTGVYRVRGSVDTFETSSPSMDISKASNFERFVFDLLGRDAALTKDLFGAQLSQHGKFDLSCNPHFVEAATRYGFASGKSTHANRLATIQDVHKRFGQMIDTHTADGVKVAREHVKAGVPMIVLETALPIKFAATIEEALGQEPTRPAKFNGIEALPKRVHVMKADVAQIKAYIAKHCDHA
- a CDS encoding homoserine dehydrogenase; amino-acid sequence: MKPIQVGLLGIGTVGSGTFEVLKRNQEEITRRAGRGIEVAMVADLDVARAKSIVGANVQVVDDARKVIANPEIDIVVELIGGYGIAKQLVLEAIEAGKHVVTANKALLAVHGTEIFAAAHKKGVMVAFEAAVAGGIPIIKALREGLTANRIQWLAGIINGTTNFILSEMRDKGLAFADVLKQAQELGYAEADPTFDIEGVDAAHKATIMSAIAFGVPVQFDKAHVEGITKLESQDIKYAEQLGYRIKLLGISKRTEAGIELRVHPCLVPAKRLIANVEGAMNAVMVQADAVGTTLYYGKGAGSEPTASAVIADLVDITRLHTADPLNRVPHLAFQPDAMSSLPILSMDKVVTSYYLRLRVADEAGVLAKVTGILANANISIDAVLQREAGEGENQTDLIILTHDCVEANMNQAMAQMQQLNTVLAPITRIRKEELN
- a CDS encoding pyridoxal phosphate-dependent aminotransferase; the protein is MKKIQKSNKLSNVCYDIRGPIMDRARQMEEEGHKIIKLNIGNLAVFGFDAPEEIQQDMIRNLPTSAGYSDSKGIFGARKAVMHETQKQGIKGVTLDDIYLGNGASELIVMATNGLLNNGDELLLPAPDYPLWTAAVSLSGGTPVHYVCDEDNGWMPNIDDIRSKITKNTKGIVVINPNNPTGALYSDELLLQIVELARKHGLIIFADEVYDKVLYDGVKHTPIASLSEDVLTLTFNSLSKSYRSCGYRAGWLVVSGDKKPAADYIEGLNMLSNMRLCANVPGQWAIQTALGGYQSINDLVGEGGRLRKQRDLAYELITAIPGVTCVKPQAALYMFPRLDPKVYPIKDDQQFFLELLQETKVMLVQGTGFNWKTTDHFRIVFLPHEDDLREAISRIAKFLENYRNKTSK